The following coding sequences lie in one Bacillus rossius redtenbacheri isolate Brsri chromosome 13, Brsri_v3, whole genome shotgun sequence genomic window:
- the LOC134538246 gene encoding fatty acid-binding protein, which translates to MEAFLNKKYKLASSENFDEYMKALGVGFITRKIGNTTSPTIELSRSGDEYTLLTSSTFKNTSISFRPGEEFEEDTVDGRKVKSRVDIEDNRLTHVQKGEKDTTIVREFFADEVKATMTIDDIVCTRVYKLVE; encoded by the exons ATGGAAGCCtttttaaataagaaatacaAACTCGCTTCCTCAGAGAATTTCGACGAATACATGAAGGCACTGG GTGTCGGCTTCATCACGCGCAAGATCGGCAACACCACCAGCCCCACCATCGAGCTGAGTCGGTCCGGGGACGAGTACACCCTGCTGACCTCGTCCACGTTCAAGAACACGTCCATCAGCTTCCGACCGGGCGAGGAGTTCGAGGAGGACACGGTGGACGGCCGCAAGGTCAAGTCCCGGGTGGACATCGAGGACAACAGGCTGACCCACGTCCAGAAAGGCGAGAAGGACACCACCATCGTCCGAGAGTTCTTCGCGGACGAGGTCAAAGCT ACCATGACGATTGACGACATTGTCTGTACCCGCGTTTACAAGCTTGTGGAATAA